The genomic stretch ATACGCTGTTTGCCGCGCAGGAGGATTTCTTCCGGGGCTCGACCGTGCGCTTCTGCAAGCGGCATATCAGGCACATCCAGGCGCTGGCCGGCAACCTTCCCATTCACTCGCGCAGCTGGCTGCAGGGGCCTGACGTCTCCAGATGGTTCGGCATTATCGGCTATGTCGAGAGCGGCCAGGAGAATGGCGCCAATCTGTTCGAACTGCCGCCGGCGCGCGCCGCCAGCTAAGGAACCCGGGCTGGCGAGAGGGTCCTCCTTGCCGTAAACGCCTGATGTACATCGCCATCGCCCGCGCAAATTCGTGGATGCGGGTTACCTCTTCGGCTCCAGGCTTTGACCGATGGGGCTCCAGGCGCTTTAACCCGGTGGCCTTGCGAATTGCACACTCGGCCGCTTTTGACTGCCTCAGCAAGCGGCTTGCGCAGGGCGACGATTGGCGGGATGTTATTGGGGGCAACCGGGGCCAAACCGGCAGGCCGAGATCGATATGGCTGCTGGAAAATGTCGCGAGCTTGCTTCGCCTTTCTTACCTTTGTTGGCTTGCTGACGCCGGTTGAGGCAAGCGAGCGCATGTCTCATCTGCTTGACCGCTCCAACCTCCCGATCGCCTATTTTCGCGAATCGGATCTTGTGACCGCATACACGACTGCAATGGCGCGCTTCCGTCTGCAGCTCACAGGACGTCCCGGCGAAACCAATCTTGCGGTCCCTCTCGAACCATCGCTTTTGCGGGCGGAATTCCGTGCGCGGACATGGCGCTCGGCGGACGGCAGCTTGTTGCAAGGTTTCGCCGGCAAGGGCGGCTTCCGGTTGACTGTCGGTAACTGCTTGGCGCGTATCTGCGCTGCCAGCGAATGCAGCGATGCCGGTTGGCCGGTTTACGCCTGCAGCGACGGACGCAAGCGCAAGATGTCCGTCACGGATTTTGTGACGGCAAGCTTCGATGGCATCCCCTATCGTCGATTGAGCGCCCCTCCTTCACAGGAATGATGGCGCGGGGCCTGTTGATCTAGCGCCTGAAATTGGCTTTCGTCAGCGGCAGTCTGAAGCGGCCACTCAAAGGGCGCGGTGCGGCCGCTTTCGTAATCCCGCTTTTCCTGCGCGATGGACTCCAGTTCCCGGAACAATCCAGCGTCATAGAACCGAAAGGCCTCGACTTTCCGGAACGCCTTCACACCGGCATTCGGGTCCACTCCTCGCCGCCTTGCTTGGTGACGGCGACGTGGGTTTCGTTGCTTCACGATTTGCGCCAGGCGCCCTTCATCCGGTGTCTCCTCTGGCGCAAAGAACGGGATGACGCGTCTCATGGTCCCTTGCGGGTCGGAGACAAAATCTTCGTACCCACCAACAGGCGTTCGAATTTAGCCCGTGTGTCCACCCACTTTGCCATGAAGGCAGCCCATCCATCGCTTCGGATGAGTGCGAATTCCTTAAAGCTTTCCTTCGTGTCCTGCCCGCCGTCCAGGAGGTACAGTTCAAAGTCATAGCTAGGTGGCGAACTCGGAGAAGTCTACCGACTTTGACAGGTACGTACTGACTTGGGACCATTGCCCGGTGGAATTCGCTAGGGTCGGACCAACACCGCAACCTTCGAACAAACGATCCGGCGCGATCTCCAAACCGCCGGTCCGCCCTGTCGAAAACGTCAGCCGGTTCGGCGGACCATTTGAGGCTCACTGCCGTTGATTTCCAGACGCTTCCTGCGACTATCGGCATGTGCGCTTGCGGCAGATAGAGGTCGAACCAATGCATTACGATTACTCCGATCATATCTTCGTCGACCTCGTGCCCGAGCAGTTTGGTCCGCTGGACACCACCGTGGCGCGATACAGCGGGCTTGTCGCCACCGCCTTTCGCTACCGATCCGGCGTTGCCGGTCTTCGCATCAGCAATGCGAAGGGCGAAATCGTCATGCTGCCGTTCCAGGGGCAACAGATTTGGGACGCAACGTTCCTCAACCGCTCGCTGACCATGCGATCGATGTTCGACGTGCCGGTTGCGACCCGTGACTACCTCTCCAACTATGGCGCGTTTTTCCTTCACTGTGGCGCCACTGCGATGGGGAATCCGGGTCCCGACGACCACCATCCGCTGCATGGCGACCTGCCCAATGCACCCTATGGGGATGTCCAGCTGATCATCGGGGACAATGCCGAAGGGCCGTTCATGGCCCTGACCGGGCGTTGCCGCCAGACTGTCGCCTTCAGCCACGACTATGTGACGCAACCGACCGTGCGGCTGCAGCGCGACGCCACCGGCGTTGCCGTCGACATCGCCATCACCAATCTGAAACGCTCTGCCATGGAGCTGATGTATCTGGCGCACATCAATTTCAGACCGGCAGATGACGGTCGTCTGGTCGACAGCGTGGTCGATGATGACGCCGACATCGTCGTACGCCAGGTGCTGCCACCCTTTTTCAAGCCAAGCGAAAGCTACCTTGCCTATCGCGACGCCATTGTCGCTGCCCCGTCGCGCCATCGCACGCTGACCAAGAACGAGCCAATCGACCCCGAACTCGTACTGACGATGAAAGCCAAGGCGGACGCCGAAGGCTGGGCGCACGCCTTGCAGGTCCATCCGGACCGCACAGCGGATTTCGTCAGCTTTCGTCCATCCGAGCTCAACTATGCCGTTCGTTGGATTACGCGCGGCGCCGACCAGGATGCGCTTGGCCTCGTGCTGCCGGCAACTGCCGAACCCGATGGCTATCTCGCGGCCAAGGAAAGAGGCCGCCTCGTTCGCGTCGCCGCTGGGGAAACATTCCACTGCGGCTTGCTCTTTGGCGCGATGGACGCGGAGGAGGCCGCAAGGCAGGAACAGTTGATTTCAGAGATTCGGACCGGGGTCGCCTAGCGTTCATCCCTGACTGCCAACGCCGCCTGCACCGCGCGGTTGACCGTCACCGGCAGGATCGACATGTGGTTTTCGCCGGGGTGCAATTCGAAGCTTGCGCGTACCCCAGGCAATGCATCGAGGCGCTCGGCCATCGCCCGCGCGAATTCGTCGGTGCGCGTCAGCTTCTTCTGCTGCAGGCGTTTTTCCTCGTCCTCCGCTCCGATCTGAAACGGCGCCAGCTTCTCGGTCTCGTACTCGCCGGCCGACAGGATCACAGCGGCCTTCAGGTCATCTGGGACAGCTGTCTCGAAAGCTTCGAGAAAGCGATCGATGGCGCGGTCTTCCCAGTAGATGGCAGCAATGAAGGTGCGGAACGAAAGCGGGCGCGTGAACAGGGCGTAGAGCGCAAACAGGCCGCCGAAGAAATGGCCGTAAAGCGCCTGGCGTTTCTCATCGATCCTGGTCCGGCTGGCGACCCGGGGCTTCAGTTCATCCTCGATGAAGGCCAGAAATCCCCTGCCCCGCCGGTCCTGACCTCTGATGTGCCCTCATAAAAGGGCGGATAGGTCTTGCCCGGCGGCCCATGCCGGTTGACTTTGAAACATGAGTTTCATAGTCAATATTAAAGATGCCACCAACAGTGAACAATCCAGCGGTCGCATGTCGGGCGCTGCGACTCCCCGCCGCAGTCGCGCAACGCATGGCGACGCCGAATTGATCGGCGGCATCATCTTTTCCCCGCGAACACGGTCCATATGGAATAATACGGCGGCGTGCCATCCGAGTGCGGACGCGTGTTGCATGCGAGCCAGGCGTCCGAAAAATCGGTGACAAGTGCGGCCGGAACGTGTTGAAGATGACCGTCAACACAGAGAGGGACGTGCGATCGGGTTGCACTCGGCAAGTGTTGATGGTTTGTTGCCGGTCAGCGGAGAACGAGTGATGCGAGAATCGATCGGTCAAGACGAATATGGGTCGGCGAACCCCTTCGATCCGGACGACCTGCCCAATCTGAACGCGATCGGGCCGGGGATCGGCAACAACGATTTCGAGAAATACGCTGTCGCCGTGATTATCGTTTTCGGCGCCCTGATCATTGGCGGCCTGATGGCCGCATCGATGGCCTTCGGCCATCGAAACGGGTTCCTTTTCGCACTTGGCGGCGCCACATCGGCCTGGATCTCCGGAAATGCGCTTCTGCTCGACCGGCCGCGCATCTACGCGCTGTTCGTCGGCATCGCCGCCCTGATGCTGATCGCATCGACCATCACGCTGGTTACCTGACGGCCCTTGCCGGGCTGTGAACCAGAACCTTTCCGAAAGTGCAAACCGGTATCAATATCCGAGCGCTTCGCCCGATGCAGCGCGGCTGTCGATAGCGCCATTGTAGCGCGCGCCGCCGCCCTTTTCGATTTCCGCGAGGCTCTTGCCGCCGACGAGAATGCCGGCCGCCTGGCCCCAGGTCTGGTCACTCAGATCGAGATGATAGCCCATGCCGGCCAGCAGTTTTTCCGTGTCAGGCGACAGGCCGAACGGCTCGACATAGACCGTATCGGGCAGCCACTGGTGGTGGATGCGCGGCGCGTCGATCGCTTCCTGGATGTTCATGCCATGGTCGATGACATTGACGATCGCTTCCAGCGTGATGGTGATGATGCGCGAGCCGCCCGGGCTGCCGATGACCATGAACGGCTTGCCGTCCCTGGCGACGATGGTCGGGCTCATCGATGACAGCGGCGTCTTCCTCGGCTGGATGGCGTTGGCCTCGCCCTGGACCAGACCGTAGAGGTTGGGCACGCCCGGCTTCTGGGTGAAGTCGTCCATCTCGTTGTTGAGCAGGATGCCGGTGCCGTCGGCAACCACGCCGGCGCCGAAGGAGCCGTTCAGCGTATAGGTGACCGCTACCGCGTTGCCGTCCTTGTCGATGATCGAATAATGCGTCGTCTCCTTCGATTCGCCAAAACCCTTCGGCATCAGGTCCTGCGAGACGCCGGCCCTGAACGGATCGATCTTGTCGCGGATATCCTTGGCATAAGCTTTATCAAGCAGTTTCGAGACCGGATTGTCGACGAAATCGGGATCGCCGAGCGCCGAGTTACGATCGACATAGGCATGGCGCATGGCCTCGACCATGACATGCACCGTCTCGGCCGAGCCGGCGCCGAGATAGGACAAGGGATACCCCTCCAGCACGTTGAGGATTTCGCAGATGATGACGCCGCCGGAACTCGGCGGTGGCGAGGAGGTGATCTCGTAGCCGCGATAGGAGCAGGTCACGGGTTTCAGTTCGCGCACCGCATATTGCTCGAAATCCTGTTTGGCCAGGATGCCGCCCTTGGCGCCGCTCGCCTTGACGATGGCGTCGGCGATGGCGCCTTTGTAGAAGGCGTCGGCGCCTTTTTCGGAAATCGCCGAGAGCGAGGCAGCAAGGTCGGGCTGGGTGAGCCGCTCGCCGATGCCAAAGGGCTTGCCATCGGGCTTCAGGAAGGCCGCGGCCGCGGCCGGATCCTTCGCCAGCCGATTCGCGCTGCCGGCAAAAGAAGCGGCATCGCCCTGATTGAGGATGAAGCCATCCTTGGCATAGTTGATCGCCGGCGCCATCAGGTCCTGGCGGGACAGGGTGCCATATTTCTCGCGCGCCATTTCAAAGCCGGCCACCGAGCCCGGCACGCCGACAGCAAGATAGCCGTCGAGGCTAGCGCCCTTCACCGGGTTGCCGCCCTTGTCGAGATACATGGTCTTGGTCGCAGCCAACGGCGCCCGTTCGCGGAAATCGAGGAAGGTCGATTTGCCATCGGCGAAACGGATGGTCATGAAGCCGCCGCCGCCGATGTTGCCGGCATTGGGGTAGACCACAGCCAGAGCATAGCCCACGGCCACAGCCGCATCGACGGCATTGCCGCCCTTCTTCAACACGTCGACACCGACTTCCGAGGCCAGATGCTGGGCTGTCACCACCATGCCGTGTTCGCCCTTGGCCGGTGCGGGTGACGCGGCGAAGACGCGCGTCAAAGGCGTCAGGACAAAGGTGAGGGAAAGACTGGCGGCGATCAGTGTCCGACGGGTGAGATGCATTGCGGGTTCTCCTGGCGGGAATGCCTAGAAGACCGTGTTGGGCTGATCGAGTCCACTAACAATTGAAGGAGCGTGAGAAAGAGCCCCCTCACCCGGATTGCCATCCGAATTGCGAAAGGCAATTCGGGGCAATCCGACCTCTCTCCGAGGGGGAGGAACTTGTCAGCGCCGACGCCCGTCTATTCTCCCCTCCGGGCGGTGGCCGCGAAGCGGCCGGATGAGGGGGGCCGGCTCGGCGTTAGACGATGCCGCCTGACCCGCCCGCAACAGCCGGGCGTTCGGCCGCGACCTTGGCGCGGTAGCCCGCCGCCCGGTAGGCGGCGACGGGATCGATGGCGCCGCCGGTGTTCAGCCGCGCCATGGCGAGAATCGGCTCGACATCGGTGCGGTAGGCGGCTTTCAGTGTCTGCGTAGCCATCAGCGCGTCATTGCCGTCCTGAAAGCCTTCCAGCGCCTTGCGGTCGACCAGCAGCGCCTGCGCGTAAGCGCGCTGCACCTCGACCGCCGACAGCATCAGGCTTTCGATCGGATCGGTGACGTTGTGGCTCTGGTCGAGCATGTGGGCTGGATCGAAGCCCTCGGCGCCGGACAGTTCGGCATCGACCAGTTCGTTGAAGACCAGGAACAGCCGGTAGGGATCGATCGAGCCGGCGTCGAGATCGTCGTCGCCGTATTTCGAATCGTTGAAGTGGAAGCCACCGAGTTTTTTGAACTGGATCAGCCGCGACACGATCATCTCGATGTTGACGTTGGGTGCATGGTGGCCGAGGTCGACCAGGCAGAACGCCTTGTCGCCCAATTCCTTGGCGATGAGGTAGTTGGTGCCCCAATCCTGGACGACCGTGGAATAGAAGGCCGGCTCGTACATCTTATGCTCGGTGAACAGCTTCCAGTCCGCCGGCAGCCCTGCGTAGACCTCTTTCATGGCGTCGAGATAGCGCTCGAAGGCTTTGGCGAAATTGACCTGGCCGGGAAAATTCGAGCCGTCGCCGATCCAAACCGTCAACGCCTTGGAACCGAGCGTCTTGCCGATCTCGATGCATTCGAGATTGTGCTCGACCGCCTGCCGGCGCGTGCCGGCGTCGGCATGCGACAGCGAGCCGAATTTGTAGGACAGCCTCTGGTCTTTCGCGTCGGAGAAGGTGTTGGAATTCATGGCGTCGAAGCCGAGACCAAAGCGCGAGGCCGCCTGCTTCAGCCGGTTCGGGTCAGCCTTGTCCCATGGAATGTGCAGCGAAACAGTTGGTGTCGCCTGCGTCAATTGGCTGATGACGGCGCAATCCTCGATCTTGTCGAAGATGTCGCGCGGCTCGCCGGCGCCGGGAAAACGGGCAAAGCGGGTGCCACCGGTGCCGACGCCCCAGGACGGGATGGCCACGGCGAACTTTTCGACCTTGTCGCGGATGGTATCTATGGCGAAGCCGCGGCTGTCGAGGCGTTCGCCGAGCGAGGCGTAGTCGCGGTCGAGGTTGGCCTTGCGGGCGGCGTTGTGGCTGGCGACGAGGTCGGCGGAAATGATCGTTTCGGACAAACTGCTATTCCTCCCAAAATGCGTTCGGCTGGCGCTGCCCCTCATCCGGCCCTTCGGGAGAAGGGAAGCGCTCCGCCGTTAGCTCAGCGCGTGAAGCTCTGCGCGTTGCCGGCGTCGACGTTGATGATGTTGCCGGTCGACTTGGCCGACATGTCGGAAGCGAAGAAATAGATCGCTTCGGCGATGTCTTCGGGAAACACCGAGCGCTTCAGCATCGAGCGCGAGCGATAGTGCTCCTCCAGATCGTCGGTCGACATCTTGTAGGCGGCGGCGCGCTGTTCCTTCCACTCGCCGGTCCAGATTTTTGAACCGCGCAGCACGGCGTCCGGATTGACGACGTTGACCCGGATCTGCGCCTCCGCACCTTCCAGCGCCAGGCAGCGGGCGAGATGGATCTCGGCGGCCTTGGCGGTGCAATAGGCGGCGGCATTGGGCGAGGCGGCGAGGCCGTTCTTGGAAGCAACGAAGACGACGTTGCCGCCGATTTTTTGCACCCGAAACAGCCGGAACGCTTCCCGCGAGACCAGGAAATAGCCCGTGGAGAGGATGTCCATGTTCTTGTTCCACAGCGCCAGCGACGTCTCCTCGATCGGCGCCGAGGAGGCGAGGCCCGCGTTGGACACCAGAATGTCGATGCCGCCGAACTCGACCGCTGTCTCGGCGAAACCGGAGACGACCTGATCCTCCGAGGTGACGTTGATGACCACCGGGCGGACGAAATCCTTGCCATAGGCCTTGGCCAGTTCCTCATTGGCGCTGGCAAGTGCCGCCTCGTCGATGTCGGCCAGCACCACGCAGGCGCCTTCGCGCAGCAACCGGTTCGCGGTCGCGCGGCCGATGCCGCCGGCGCCACCGGTGACCAGCGCGATCTGGCCAGCCAAAGACTTCGGCTTTGGCATGCGCTGCAGCTTCAGATCCTCGAGCAGCCAGTATTCGATGTCGAAAGCTTCCTGCGCCGGCAGGCCGACATAGGACGAGACGGTCGAGGCGCCGCGCATGACGTTGATGGCGTTGACATAGAATTCGCCCGAGATGCGCGCTGTCGCCTTGTCCCCGGCAAAGGTGAACATGCCGACGCCCGGCATCAGGTAGACGACAGCGTTGGGATCGCGAATGGCGGGCGAGTCCGGATGCTTGCAGCTGTCGTAATAGGCCTGGTAGCCGACACGGTAGGCGGCGACATCGTCGGCGAGGCGCGCGATGACGGCATCGACATCAGGCTTGGCCGGATCGAACTCGATGACCAGCGGGCGGATCTTGGTGCGCAGGAAATGGTCCGGGCATGACGTGCCAAGGGCCGCCAGCGGGCGCAAATCCCTGGAATTGACGAATTCGAGCACGGCAGCGGAATCATCGAAATGACCGAGCTTGTGGCTCTTTTCCGAGATCAGGCCACGGATTTTCGGCATCAGTTTTGCCGCGATGGCGCGGCGCTCGCTAGCGTCGAGCGACTTGACCACTTCGCCGCCGAATATGGCGAGGCCCTCGGAGCGACGCTCGAACCACTCGATCGCCTGGTTGATCACCGAGATCGTCGTCTCGTAGCATTCCTTGGGCGTGTCGCCCCAGGTGAACAGGCCATGGCTTTCGAGGATGACGCCCTTGGCGTCGGGATGTTCGAGGCAGAATTTCTCCAGCCACAGGCCGAGTTCGAAGCCCGGCCGCTTCCAGGGCAGCCAGCCGATGGCGTCGCCGAAGATTTCCTTGGTCAGCGCCCTGGAATCCTTCGCTGCGGCAATCGCGATGATGGCATCGGGATGCATGTGGTCGACAAACGGCTTCGGCACATAGGCGTGCAGCGGCGTGTCGATCGAGGCCGCGCGCGGATTGAGGTTGAAGGTGCAGTGGGGCAGGAAGCCGACCATCTCGTCTTCGTGCTCAACGCCGCGATAGAGGCCTTTGAGCGCACGCAACTTGTCCATGTAGAGCGTCGCGAAACCGTCGAGCTTGATCGAGGCGCTGTCGCCGCCGGAGCCCTTGACCCACAGCACTTCGACGGTGTCGCCGGTGAGCGGATCCTTTTGCCAGATCTTGGACGAAGTGTTGCCGCCACCATAGTTGGTGACGCGCTTGTCGGAGCCGAGCGTGTTCGAGCGATAGACCAGAAGCTCGGGATCGCTCATCCCCTGGGCTTTCGCATCATTCCAAAGGTTGG from Mesorhizobium sp. NZP2077 encodes the following:
- the ggt gene encoding gamma-glutamyltransferase; protein product: MHLTRRTLIAASLSLTFVLTPLTRVFAASPAPAKGEHGMVVTAQHLASEVGVDVLKKGGNAVDAAVAVGYALAVVYPNAGNIGGGGFMTIRFADGKSTFLDFRERAPLAATKTMYLDKGGNPVKGASLDGYLAVGVPGSVAGFEMAREKYGTLSRQDLMAPAINYAKDGFILNQGDAASFAGSANRLAKDPAAAAAFLKPDGKPFGIGERLTQPDLAASLSAISEKGADAFYKGAIADAIVKASGAKGGILAKQDFEQYAVRELKPVTCSYRGYEITSSPPPSSGGVIICEILNVLEGYPLSYLGAGSAETVHVMVEAMRHAYVDRNSALGDPDFVDNPVSKLLDKAYAKDIRDKIDPFRAGVSQDLMPKGFGESKETTHYSIIDKDGNAVAVTYTLNGSFGAGVVADGTGILLNNEMDDFTQKPGVPNLYGLVQGEANAIQPRKTPLSSMSPTIVARDGKPFMVIGSPGGSRIITITLEAIVNVIDHGMNIQEAIDAPRIHHQWLPDTVYVEPFGLSPDTEKLLAGMGYHLDLSDQTWGQAAGILVGGKSLAEIEKGGGARYNGAIDSRAASGEALGY
- the rhaI gene encoding L-rhamnose catabolism isomerase, translating into MSETIISADLVASHNAARKANLDRDYASLGERLDSRGFAIDTIRDKVEKFAVAIPSWGVGTGGTRFARFPGAGEPRDIFDKIEDCAVISQLTQATPTVSLHIPWDKADPNRLKQAASRFGLGFDAMNSNTFSDAKDQRLSYKFGSLSHADAGTRRQAVEHNLECIEIGKTLGSKALTVWIGDGSNFPGQVNFAKAFERYLDAMKEVYAGLPADWKLFTEHKMYEPAFYSTVVQDWGTNYLIAKELGDKAFCLVDLGHHAPNVNIEMIVSRLIQFKKLGGFHFNDSKYGDDDLDAGSIDPYRLFLVFNELVDAELSGAEGFDPAHMLDQSHNVTDPIESLMLSAVEVQRAYAQALLVDRKALEGFQDGNDALMATQTLKAAYRTDVEPILAMARLNTGGAIDPVAAYRAAGYRAKVAAERPAVAGGSGGIV
- a CDS encoding DUF4432 family protein; protein product: MHYDYSDHIFVDLVPEQFGPLDTTVARYSGLVATAFRYRSGVAGLRISNAKGEIVMLPFQGQQIWDATFLNRSLTMRSMFDVPVATRDYLSNYGAFFLHCGATAMGNPGPDDHHPLHGDLPNAPYGDVQLIIGDNAEGPFMALTGRCRQTVAFSHDYVTQPTVRLQRDATGVAVDIAITNLKRSAMELMYLAHINFRPADDGRLVDSVVDDDADIVVRQVLPPFFKPSESYLAYRDAIVAAPSRHRTLTKNEPIDPELVLTMKAKADAEGWAHALQVHPDRTADFVSFRPSELNYAVRWITRGADQDALGLVLPATAEPDGYLAAKERGRLVRVAAGETFHCGLLFGAMDAEEAARQEQLISEIRTGVA
- a CDS encoding bifunctional rhamnulose-1-phosphate aldolase/short-chain dehydrogenase yields the protein MLDKRSGSRLANLWNDAKAQGMSDPELLVYRSNTLGSDKRVTNYGGGNTSSKIWQKDPLTGDTVEVLWVKGSGGDSASIKLDGFATLYMDKLRALKGLYRGVEHEDEMVGFLPHCTFNLNPRAASIDTPLHAYVPKPFVDHMHPDAIIAIAAAKDSRALTKEIFGDAIGWLPWKRPGFELGLWLEKFCLEHPDAKGVILESHGLFTWGDTPKECYETTISVINQAIEWFERRSEGLAIFGGEVVKSLDASERRAIAAKLMPKIRGLISEKSHKLGHFDDSAAVLEFVNSRDLRPLAALGTSCPDHFLRTKIRPLVIEFDPAKPDVDAVIARLADDVAAYRVGYQAYYDSCKHPDSPAIRDPNAVVYLMPGVGMFTFAGDKATARISGEFYVNAINVMRGASTVSSYVGLPAQEAFDIEYWLLEDLKLQRMPKPKSLAGQIALVTGGAGGIGRATANRLLREGACVVLADIDEAALASANEELAKAYGKDFVRPVVINVTSEDQVVSGFAETAVEFGGIDILVSNAGLASSAPIEETSLALWNKNMDILSTGYFLVSREAFRLFRVQKIGGNVVFVASKNGLAASPNAAAYCTAKAAEIHLARCLALEGAEAQIRVNVVNPDAVLRGSKIWTGEWKEQRAAAYKMSTDDLEEHYRSRSMLKRSVFPEDIAEAIYFFASDMSAKSTGNIINVDAGNAQSFTR